In Gossypium arboreum isolate Shixiya-1 chromosome 5, ASM2569848v2, whole genome shotgun sequence, a single genomic region encodes these proteins:
- the LOC108489944 gene encoding anthranilate synthase alpha subunit 1, chloroplastic-like yields the protein MQASMSVTSTNSTLAMPMQSSLGFSHRFLPSSHRFSQLPITRFSPAPTSLKCRGSLSSFPLVNDEKKFVEAAKKANLVPLYRCIFSDQLTPVLAYRCLVKEDDREAPSFLFESVEPGSRVSSVGRYSVVGAQPTMEIVAKENKVMIIDHEAGNLTEEVVEDPMCIPKRISETWKPRLVEDLPDAFCGGWVGYFSYDTVRYVEKKKLPFTKAPRDDRNLPDIHLGLYNDVIVFDHVEKKAYIIHWVRLDKHSSVEKAYNEGVDHLEKLVARVQDVELPKLSPGSVALQTQHFGPSLKNSNMEKEEFKKAVLKAKEHILAGDIFQIVLSQRFERRTFADPFEIYRALRVVNPSPYMAYLQARGSILVASSPEILTRVKKNKIVNRPLAGTTRRGKTQAEDELAEKLLLSNEKECAEHIMLVDLGRNDVGKVSKYGSVKVEKLMNIERYSHVMHISSTVTGELQDHLTSWDVLRAALPVGTVSGAPKVKAMELIDELEVSRRGPYSGGFGGISFTGDMDIALALRTMVFPTGSRYDTMYSYKGSSRRQEWVAYLQAGAGVVADSDPDAEHLECQNKAAGLARSIDLAEAAFVHK from the exons ATGCAGGCATCCATGTCGGTTACCTCGACGAACTCCACATTAGCAATGCCAATGCAAAGCAGCCTTGGATTCTCTCACCGCTTCCTTCCTTCATCTCATCGGTTTTCTCAACTTCCGATCACCCGCTTTTCTCCCGCTCCTACTTCACTCAAATGCAGGGGCTCTCTTTCAAGCTTTCCACTtg TTAATGATGAAAAGAAGTTTGTGGAGGCGGCCAAAAAGGCAAATTTAGTCCCCCTTTATCGTTGCATTTTCTCTGATCAACTGACTCCAGTGCTTGCATACCGGTGTTTGGTTAAAGAAGATGATAGAGAGGCTCCAAGTTTTCTCTTTGAGTCAGTGGAGCCTGGTTCTCGGGTTTCTAGTGTT GGTCGTTATAGCGTGGTTGGAGCTCAACCGACAATGGAAATTGTGGCAAAAGAAAACAAAGTTATGATTATAGATCATGAGGCAGGGAATTTGACTGAGGAGGTTGTTGAGGATCCGATGTGTATTCCCAAGCGAATCTCAGAGACTTGGAAACCCCGACTTGTTGAAGATCTACCTGATGCGTTTTGTG GTGGATGGGTTGGTTATTTCTCCTATGATACAGTTCGTTATGTGGAGAAGAAAAAGCTTCCATTCACAAAGGCACCACGTGATGACAGAAACCTCCCAGATATACATCTAGGACTCTACAACGACGTGATTGTATTTGATCATGTGGAAAAG AAAGCATATATAATTCACTGGGTGAGGCTAGATAAACACTCGTCTGTTGAGAAAGCTTATAATGAAGGAGTTGACCACCTAGAGAAATTGGTAGCTAGAGTACAAGATGTTGAGCT ACCAAAGCTATCTCCAGGCTCTGTAGCGTTACAAACCCAGCACTTTGGCCCTTCTTTAAAGAACTCAAATATGGAAAAGGAAGAGTTCAAGAAAGCTGTACTGAAAGCGAAAGAGCATATTTTGGCAGGGGATATTTTCCAGATTGTATTAAGCCAACGTTTTGAACGAAGAACATTTGCTGACCCCTTTGAAATATATAGAGCTTTGCGAGTTGTGAATCCAAGTCCATATATGGCCTACTTGCAA GCTAGAGGAAGTATTCTAGTTGCTTCAAGTCCCGAAATTCTTACCAGGGTAAAGAAG AATAAGATTGTGAATAGGCCATTGGCTGGAACAACAAGGAGAGGAAAGACTCAGGCTGAAGATGAGCTGGCAGAAAAGCTATTGCTAAGTAATGAAAAGGAATGTGCAGAACACATCATGCTTGTTGATTTGGGTCGCAATGATGTTGGAAAG GTCTCCAAATATGGTTCTGTAAAGGTGGAGAAGCTGATGAATATTGAACGATATTCCCATGTGATGCACATAAGCTCCACG GTTACTGGTGAGTTGCAGGATCATCTCACTAGTTGGGATGTCCTCCGTGCTGCGCTTCCCGTTGGAACTGTTAGTGGAGCACCAAAG GTGAAGGCGATGGAGCTAATCGATGAGTTAGAGGTGTCAAGACGAGGCCCTTATAGCGGAGGATTTGGGGGCATTTCCTTCACTGGGGATATGGATATTGCGTTGGCTCTCAGGACCATGGTATTCCCTACAGGTAGCCGCTATGACACAATGTACTCGTACAAAGGTTCCAGCAGACGCCAAGAATGGGTAGCTTATCTTCAAGCCGGCGCTGGTGTAGTCGCAGACAGTGATCCTGATGCCGAGCACCTCGAATGTCAAAACAAAGCTGCGGGCCTTGCTCGTTCCATTGACCTAGCGGAGGCTGCATTCGTTCATAAATGA
- the LOC108489945 gene encoding pleckstrin homology domain-containing protein 1-like yields the protein MASLWRAATALTEKLNGYDGVEFWSNPERTGWLAKQGEYIKTWRLRWFVLKQGRLLWFKEPSITRASRPRGVIPVATCLTVKGAEDILNMQYAFELSTRKETMYFTADSENEKEDWINSIGRSIVQHSRSVTDSEIVDYDNMC from the coding sequence ATGGCGAGCTTATGGCGAGCAGCGACGGCGCTGACGGAGAAACTGAACGGCTACGACGGTGTGGAATTCTGGTCGAATCCCGAACGAACCGGCTGGTTAGCTAAACAAGGTGAGTACATAAAAACCTGGCGTCTCCGCTGGTTCGTGTTGAAACAAGGGAGGCTGCTCTGGTTCAAGGAACCATCAATCACGCGCGCCTCTCGCCCGCGTGGTGTGATCCCAGTTGCTACCTGTTTAACCGTGAAGGGAGCCGAAGATATCTTGAACATGCAGTACGCTTTTGAGCTTTCGACAAGGAAGGAGACCATGTACTTCACTGCCGATTCGGAGAACGAAAAGGAGGATTGGATCAACTCCATCGGACGCTCCATAGTTCAGCACTCCAGATCCGTTACGGATTCCGAGATAGTTGATTATGATAACATGTGTTGA